A section of the Maylandia zebra isolate NMK-2024a linkage group LG8, Mzebra_GT3a, whole genome shotgun sequence genome encodes:
- the LOC143419988 gene encoding uncharacterized protein LOC143419988: MSDPQAAPPTQPLQFLAQMLAEMATMSRDQAADQRAHLAALQEQTARQTQILERLVGAAATPKPSPLSVAVPRMGDGDDPQIFLETFRATAEACQWPREEWAPRLLPLLSGEAQTAALSLPPASRSSFPDVSRAVVDRLGLTAEDHRRRFRACRLATTDRPFPWARQLRDAAVRWLQPGASEGETKLVDKVVLEQFTEGLPAETARWVRCHRPASLEVAVTLAEDHLAAGAGEPGDAGRRPNKQAPVPAPRRRVPAPGQAERLPALSPTNPFAALVPSRGAERSGAAPEPRRAAQTPGPECWKCGQPGHLRRDCPLMEVGQVFRVAGAPAPSPGPGGTYSIPTDASDRGLGAVLSQQVRGADRPVLYISRKLAERERRYSTVEKECLAIRWAVGSLRYYLLGRSFTLCSDHAPLQWLHRMKDANARITRWYLALQPFKFKVIHRPGAQMAVADFLSRSRGGVGSAGRLPGLERAVGVCGGGVAPGAAAGEECSRRLNRAALRGR; the protein is encoded by the exons ATGTCCGACCCACAGGCCGCGCCACCCACCCAGCCTCTGCAATTCTTGGCGCAGATGCTAGCGGAGATGGCGACGATGAGCCGGGATCAGGCGGCCGACCAGCGTGCCCACCTGGCCGCGCTGCAGGAGCAGACGGCCCGACAGACGCAAATTCTGGAACGGCTGGTCGGGGCCGCTGCCACGCCGAAGCCCTCGCCACTGTCGGTGGCGGTGCCCCGGATGGGGGACGGGGACGACCCACAAATTTTTTTGGAGACCTTCCGTGCCACGGCGGAGGCTTGCCAATGGCCGCGGGAGGAGTGGGCTCCGCGGCTGCTCCCCCTGCTGTCTGGGGAGGCACAAACAGCGGCCCTGAGTCTGCCTCCGGCGTCGAGGAGCAGCTTCCCGGACGTGAGCCGGGCGGTGGTGGACAGGCTGGGGCTCACCGCCGAAGACCATCGCCGGCGGTTCCGGGCCTGTCGGCTGGCTACAACGGACCGACCATTCCCCTGGGCCCGGCAGCTGCGCGACGCGGCGGTGCGCTGGCTGCAACCGGGGGCATCGGAGGGCGAGACGAAGCTGGTGgacaaggtggtgctggagcagTTCACGGAGGGGTTGCCAGCGGAGACGGCGAGATGGGTCCGGTGCCACCGGCCCGCAAGCTTGGAGGTAGCAGTGACGCTGGCGGAGGACCACCTTGCCGCTGGAGCAGGGGAACCCGGGGACGCCGGACGGAGGCCGAACAAACAGGCCCCAGTGCCGGCCCCGAGGCGCCGTGTGCCGGCACCAGGGCAGGCCGAGCGGCTGCCGGCGCTGAGCCCCACTAACCCTTTCGCGGCGTTGGTGCCGTCCAGGGGAGCCGAGCGAAGTGGAGCCGCCCCCGAGCCACGGAGAGCAGCACAGACGCCGGGGCCGGAGTGTTGGAAGTGCGGGCAGCCGGGGCACCTGAGGAGGGATTGTCCGCTTATGGAAGTGGGGCAGGTGTTCCGCGTTGCTGGCGCCCCAGCACCCTCCCCCGGTCCAGGAGGGACATACAGTATTCCG ACTGACGCCTCGGACAGAGGGCTGGGAGCCGTTTTGTCCCAGCAGGTGAGGGGGGCTGACCGCCCTGTCCTGTACATCAGCCGGAAGCTAGCGGAGCGCGAGCGCCGGTACAGCACCGTGGAGAAGGAGTGCCTGGCCATCCGGTGGGCGGTCGGCTCCCTGCGCTATTACCTCCTGGGACGCTCATTCACCCTCTGTTCGGACCACGCCCCGCTGCAGTGGCTCCACCGCATGAAGGATGCCAACGCCCGGATCACCCGGTGGTATCTGGCGTTGCAGCCCTTTAAGTTCAAGGTGATCCATAGGCCGGGGGCGCAGATGGCGGTGGCCGatttcctctctcgctcgcgGGGGGGAGTTGGCTCGGCCGGACGGCTCCCCGGCCTCGAACGggcggtgggggtgtgtggcggaggcgtggccccgggcgcagctgcaggggaggagtgcaGCA